One Pleurocapsa minor HA4230-MV1 DNA segment encodes these proteins:
- a CDS encoding TetR/AcrR family transcriptional regulator produces MGRPTKENSLTRQDVIEAAIACIEKEGASALGVNRVARELGIKPPAIYKHLNGNAELKKVVALAIYKVYFAELSQKTASIKEPRACLKAGGFASRDFARSHPGLFQVMMQFQLQPNDPESAAVIQESQALFKTLFDSPNLSKTKLIDIMRIVNSTIVGFISLEQSGLLTLPRSTDDSFEVMLDALIEAIEYIRSC; encoded by the coding sequence ATGGGTCGTCCAACCAAAGAAAATTCCTTAACTAGACAAGATGTAATTGAAGCTGCGATCGCTTGTATTGAAAAAGAAGGTGCATCAGCTTTGGGTGTCAATCGTGTTGCGAGGGAATTGGGTATTAAACCTCCAGCTATTTATAAACATCTCAACGGGAATGCAGAATTGAAAAAAGTTGTGGCATTAGCAATATATAAAGTTTATTTCGCTGAATTGAGTCAGAAAACTGCAAGTATCAAAGAACCTCGTGCTTGTTTAAAAGCTGGTGGTTTTGCTAGTCGAGATTTTGCCCGATCGCATCCTGGGCTATTTCAAGTAATGATGCAGTTCCAATTACAACCAAACGATCCAGAATCGGCTGCGGTGATTCAAGAATCTCAGGCTTTATTTAAAACTCTGTTTGATTCTCCAAACTTAAGCAAAACCAAATTAATCGACATTATGCGAATAGTAAATTCAACAATTGTTGGTTTTATTAGCCTAGAACAATCTGGATTATTAACTTTACCTCGATCTACCGATGATAGTTTTGAGGTTATGCTTGATGCTTTAATTGAAGCAATAGAATATATAAGGTCTTGCTGA
- a CDS encoding type II toxin-antitoxin system HicB family antitoxin: MSIKYELIIYWSETDSAFIVEVPELPGCMAEGQTYVEAVTNAEIVIQEWIETAQELGRSIPIPKGRLLYA; the protein is encoded by the coding sequence ATGTCGATTAAATATGAATTAATTATTTATTGGAGCGAAACTGATTCCGCTTTTATTGTCGAAGTCCCAGAGTTACCTGGATGTATGGCGGAGGGACAAACTTACGTTGAAGCTGTAACTAATGCAGAAATCGTTATCCAAGAATGGATTGAAACCGCTCAAGAATTAGGGCGTTCTATTCCTATTCCTAAAGGACGGTTACTTTATGCTTAA
- the mtnA gene encoding S-methyl-5-thioribose-1-phosphate isomerase: MNSSPNQIYPVVWQDDHVLLIDQTRLPEEYSHVAISRSSDMAQAIKTMIVRGAPAIGVAAAYGMYLGATEIETKDLQEFLAHLQQVGDLLKQTRPTAVNLFWAISRMLKTAHEEIGTVAEIKRTLLQTAQQIQIEDLATCQAIGDRGLSILPSSPSKLRILTHCNAGSLATAGYGTALGVIRSAWREERLERVYADETRPRLQGAKLTAWECVQEGIPVTVITDSMAAHCMQRNMIDLVVVGADRIAANGDAANKIGTYALAIAAKAHNVPFYVAAPFSTIDFDLADGSQIPIEERDAEEIAQIGDTAICVAGVEFYNPAFDVTPANLINAIITEKGAIQPSALIDYRNAVA; encoded by the coding sequence ATGAACTCAAGCCCTAACCAAATTTATCCTGTTGTTTGGCAGGATGATCATGTATTGTTAATCGATCAAACTCGTTTGCCAGAAGAATATAGTCATGTGGCGATTAGTCGCAGTTCTGACATGGCACAAGCAATAAAAACAATGATTGTGCGTGGTGCGCCTGCTATTGGGGTGGCAGCAGCCTACGGTATGTATTTAGGTGCAACGGAGATTGAAACAAAGGATCTTCAAGAGTTTCTGGCACATCTCCAACAGGTTGGCGATCTCTTAAAGCAAACTCGCCCGACGGCAGTAAATTTATTCTGGGCGATCTCGCGGATGCTGAAAACTGCTCATGAAGAAATTGGCACAGTTGCCGAAATAAAACGTACCCTACTGCAAACTGCGCAACAGATCCAGATAGAAGACTTAGCCACCTGTCAGGCAATTGGCGATCGCGGTTTAAGTATCTTGCCTTCTAGCCCAAGCAAATTGCGCATTTTGACTCACTGTAATGCGGGTTCGTTAGCTACCGCAGGATATGGCACGGCTTTGGGGGTGATTCGTTCTGCGTGGCGAGAAGAGCGTTTAGAGAGAGTATATGCCGATGAGACTCGTCCTCGTCTCCAGGGGGCAAAATTAACCGCCTGGGAATGCGTTCAAGAAGGAATTCCCGTTACCGTAATTACTGACAGCATGGCGGCTCACTGTATGCAACGAAACATGATCGATCTGGTGGTTGTGGGGGCAGATCGTATTGCTGCTAATGGGGATGCTGCCAACAAAATTGGTACTTATGCTCTAGCGATCGCAGCCAAAGCTCATAATGTTCCTTTCTATGTTGCAGCACCTTTTTCCACCATTGATTTTGATTTAGCTGATGGCAGCCAAATTCCCATTGAAGAAAGAGATGCAGAAGAAATAGCTCAGATTGGAGATACTGCCATCTGTGTTGCAGGAGTAGAATTTTATAATCCTGCTTTCGACGTTACTCCCGCCAATTTAATCAACGCCATCATTACTGAAAAAGGAGCAATTCAACCCAGTGCTTTAATTGATTATCGTAACGCAGTAGCCTAA
- a CDS encoding sterol desaturase family protein, with the protein MQLFIGFIFAFIFGSFLEYWVHRLMHVSPIFGNKITAHYGHHRSNTTKGFVGDFLDFSLVSLLVLPAFFISLSVGLIMISGTVAFAAFASYAHQIQHHNPHKCFWMKMPIHYIHHKNNQWDSNFGLAIDWWDIVFGTYKPVEWLSKEQSSMNK; encoded by the coding sequence ATGCAATTGTTTATCGGCTTCATCTTTGCTTTTATTTTTGGTAGTTTTCTGGAATACTGGGTTCATCGCTTGATGCATGTTAGTCCTATATTTGGCAATAAAATTACTGCTCATTATGGTCATCATCGCAGTAATACCACCAAAGGATTCGTTGGCGATTTCCTCGATTTTAGTTTAGTTTCATTATTGGTGTTGCCAGCTTTTTTTATCTCTCTATCAGTTGGATTAATTATGATATCTGGGACTGTCGCATTTGCTGCATTCGCTTCTTATGCTCACCAAATTCAACATCATAATCCCCATAAATGTTTCTGGATGAAGATGCCCATTCACTATATTCACCATAAAAACAACCAGTGGGATAGTAATTTTGGACTGGCGATCGACTGGTGGGATATAGTTTTTGGGACTTATAAGCCTGTTGAATGGCTGAGTAAAGAACAATCAAGCATGAATAAATAA